A single region of the Marinobacter nanhaiticus D15-8W genome encodes:
- the topA gene encoding type I DNA topoisomerase: protein MGKNLVIVESPAKAKTINKYLGSDYVVKSSVGHIRDLPVSGSGSQTDPKERAKQAAQTRKMNPEEKAEYKKRKARDQLVARMGVDPENDWNARYEVLPGKEKVVNELKRLAKSADHVYLATDLDREGEAIAWHLQETIGGEPDKYRRVVFNEITKRAIQEAFKEPGQLDRDRVNAQQARRFLDRVVGYMVSPLLWSKLARGLSAGRVQSVAVRLIVEREREIRTFVPEEYWQVHADLSPKGDKSPVRFEVTRDGDKAFRPTSESETKGHVDKLKASDFRVAKREDKPTRSRPSAPFITSTLQQAASNRMGFSVKKTMMLAQRLYEAGFITYMRTDSTNLSQEAVTGVRDYIENQFGSKYLPEKPRVYGSKEGAQEAHEAIRPTDVKRRPSDISGLEKDAERLYDLIWRQFIACQMADAEFTSTSIVVEASGYELRTRGRIIRFDGFLKAAPQSSKKDEDVALPDIKVDEVLDLAKLDPTQHFTKPSPRYTEASLVKELEKRGIGRPSTYASIISTIQDRGYVRLQNRRFYAEKMGDIVTDRLSESFSNLMDYDFTARLEEELDDIAAGDIDWKRVLNGFYERFRQQLEEAGSDSDHGGMRGNTPTETDIPCPTCSRPMQIRVASTGVFLGCSGYSLPPKERCKTTINLVSGDEVVSADDDVEGEGESRLLRKKRRCPKCGTAMDSYLIDENRKLHVCGNNPDCSGYEVEEGTFRIKGYDGPTLECDKCGSEMQLKTGRFGKYFGCTNTECKNTRKLLRNGEPAPPKMDPVPMPELQCEKVDDTYVLRDGASGLFLAASKFPKNRETRAPLVKEIKPHRKEIDSKYSFLMDAPEQDPEGNPTVIRYSRKTKEQYVMSEKDGKATGWSAFYKDGKWQVKDKNA from the coding sequence ATGGGTAAGAATCTCGTCATTGTCGAGTCTCCGGCAAAAGCGAAAACCATCAACAAGTACCTGGGCTCCGACTATGTGGTGAAGTCCAGTGTCGGGCATATCCGCGATTTGCCGGTCAGTGGCAGTGGCTCCCAGACCGATCCGAAAGAGCGTGCGAAGCAGGCGGCCCAGACTCGGAAGATGAATCCCGAGGAAAAGGCCGAGTACAAGAAGCGCAAAGCGCGGGACCAGCTCGTCGCCCGTATGGGTGTGGATCCGGAAAATGACTGGAACGCACGCTACGAGGTGCTTCCCGGCAAGGAGAAAGTGGTCAACGAACTGAAACGACTGGCCAAATCCGCCGATCATGTCTATCTCGCGACGGATTTGGACCGCGAAGGGGAGGCGATTGCCTGGCACTTGCAGGAAACCATAGGCGGCGAACCCGATAAATACCGCAGGGTCGTGTTCAACGAGATCACCAAACGTGCGATTCAGGAAGCCTTCAAGGAGCCTGGTCAGCTCGATCGTGATCGGGTCAACGCCCAACAGGCGCGTCGGTTCCTCGACCGTGTCGTGGGCTACATGGTCTCTCCCCTGCTTTGGAGCAAGTTGGCGCGGGGCCTGTCAGCGGGGCGGGTACAATCAGTCGCGGTAAGGCTGATCGTCGAGCGCGAACGCGAGATCCGCACTTTTGTACCCGAGGAATATTGGCAGGTGCATGCGGACCTCTCGCCGAAGGGGGATAAATCGCCGGTTCGCTTCGAAGTCACCCGTGATGGTGACAAAGCGTTCCGACCGACTAGCGAATCTGAGACCAAGGGGCATGTCGATAAGCTCAAGGCGTCCGATTTCCGTGTCGCCAAGCGTGAGGACAAGCCGACCCGCTCGCGTCCCAGTGCGCCTTTCATTACCTCTACGCTTCAGCAGGCGGCCAGCAATCGTATGGGTTTCAGCGTCAAGAAAACCATGATGTTGGCCCAGCGCCTCTACGAGGCAGGTTTTATCACCTACATGCGTACCGACTCCACCAATCTGAGTCAGGAGGCGGTCACCGGCGTTCGTGACTACATCGAAAATCAGTTCGGCAGCAAGTACCTGCCGGAGAAGCCACGGGTCTACGGCAGCAAGGAGGGCGCTCAGGAGGCTCATGAGGCCATTCGCCCGACAGATGTAAAAAGACGCCCGTCGGATATTAGCGGCCTGGAGAAGGATGCTGAGCGCCTCTACGACCTGATCTGGCGTCAGTTCATTGCCTGCCAGATGGCGGACGCCGAATTCACGAGTACCTCCATCGTCGTTGAGGCAAGCGGCTATGAACTGCGTACCCGCGGCCGCATTATCCGTTTCGACGGCTTCCTGAAGGCGGCGCCCCAGTCATCCAAGAAGGATGAGGATGTGGCGCTGCCGGATATCAAGGTCGACGAAGTGCTGGACCTGGCGAAGCTCGACCCGACCCAGCATTTCACCAAGCCATCACCGCGTTACACCGAAGCAAGCCTGGTAAAAGAACTCGAGAAGCGAGGAATCGGCCGGCCTTCAACCTACGCCTCGATTATCTCGACAATCCAGGATCGCGGTTATGTCCGGCTCCAGAATCGCCGTTTCTACGCCGAGAAGATGGGGGATATCGTTACCGATCGCCTGTCAGAGTCCTTCTCCAACCTCATGGATTACGACTTCACGGCACGTCTCGAGGAAGAGCTGGACGATATTGCCGCCGGGGATATCGACTGGAAGCGTGTACTTAACGGTTTCTACGAACGCTTCCGACAGCAACTCGAAGAAGCCGGTTCGGATTCCGATCATGGCGGGATGCGGGGCAATACGCCGACGGAAACCGATATTCCGTGCCCGACCTGTTCCCGGCCGATGCAGATTCGGGTCGCCAGCACCGGTGTTTTCCTGGGCTGCTCCGGCTACAGCCTGCCTCCCAAGGAACGCTGCAAGACCACGATCAACCTGGTCTCAGGTGACGAAGTGGTCAGTGCGGACGATGACGTTGAAGGTGAGGGTGAGAGCCGCTTGCTGCGCAAGAAGCGCCGTTGCCCGAAATGCGGTACGGCCATGGACAGCTACCTGATCGACGAAAACCGCAAGCTACATGTCTGCGGTAATAACCCGGACTGCTCGGGCTATGAGGTGGAAGAAGGCACGTTCCGTATCAAGGGTTATGACGGGCCGACCTTGGAGTGCGACAAGTGCGGCTCCGAGATGCAGCTTAAGACCGGACGTTTCGGCAAATATTTTGGGTGCACCAACACCGAGTGCAAGAACACCCGCAAGCTGCTGCGTAACGGCGAGCCGGCGCCTCCCAAGATGGATCCAGTGCCGATGCCAGAGCTCCAATGCGAGAAGGTGGACGACACCTACGTCCTGCGCGATGGCGCCTCCGGTTTGTTCCTTGCGGCAAGCAAGTTTCCCAAGAATCGTGAGACCCGTGCGCCGCTGGTTAAGGAGATAAAGCCTCACCGTAAGGAAATCGATTCCAAGTACAGCTTCCTGATGGATGCGCCTGAGCAGGATCCCGAAGGTAACCCGACGGTGATTCGCTATAGCCGCAAGACCAAGGAACAGTACGTAATGAGTGAGAAGGATGGCAAGGCGACGGGTTGGAGTGCCTTCTACAAGGACGGAAAGTGGCAAGTGAAGGACAAGAACGCCTGA
- the gltA gene encoding citrate synthase yields the protein MTDKKATLSVGDKSIELPVYAGTEGPDVIDVRNLVQEGVFTYDPGFVSTAACESKITYIDGANGVLLHRGYPIEQLADNSDYLEVCYLLLNGELPTPEQDARFRDTVKHHTMIHDQMRNFFHGFRRDAHPMAIMCGVVGALSAFYHDQMDVTNEEQREITAHRLVAKMPTIAAWCYKYANGQPFIYPRNDLNYAENFLQMMFGNPCEEYKVNPILAKAMDKIFILHADHEQNASTSTVRLAGSTGANPYACIASGIAALWGPAHGGANEAVLDMLAEIGDEANIEKFVAKAKDKDDPFRLMGFGHRVYKNFDPRAKVMRETCHEVLSELGLENDPLLRIAQRLEQIALEDEYFVERKLYPNVDFYSGIILKAIGIPTSMFTVIFAMSRTIGWFSHWNEMVSGNYRIGRPRQLYTGSSKRDYPSK from the coding sequence ATGACCGACAAGAAAGCTACGCTTTCGGTGGGTGATAAGTCTATTGAGCTGCCCGTATATGCCGGCACGGAAGGTCCAGACGTAATCGACGTCAGAAACCTCGTTCAGGAAGGCGTCTTTACCTACGACCCAGGCTTCGTTTCCACGGCAGCCTGCGAATCCAAGATCACCTACATAGACGGCGCCAATGGTGTTCTTTTACACCGCGGCTATCCCATTGAACAACTGGCAGACAATTCCGATTACCTTGAGGTCTGCTATCTGCTCCTCAACGGCGAACTCCCCACGCCAGAGCAAGACGCCCGCTTCCGCGATACCGTCAAGCACCACACCATGATTCATGATCAGATGCGCAATTTCTTCCACGGCTTCCGTCGTGACGCGCACCCGATGGCAATCATGTGTGGCGTCGTGGGCGCGCTGTCCGCGTTTTACCACGACCAGATGGACGTCACTAACGAGGAACAACGGGAGATCACCGCGCACCGCCTGGTTGCCAAGATGCCGACCATCGCGGCATGGTGTTACAAATACGCCAACGGCCAGCCGTTTATCTACCCGCGCAATGACCTGAACTATGCGGAAAACTTCCTGCAGATGATGTTCGGTAACCCGTGCGAGGAATACAAGGTCAACCCGATCCTGGCCAAAGCCATGGACAAGATCTTTATCCTCCACGCCGACCACGAGCAGAACGCCTCTACCTCCACAGTACGCCTGGCCGGCTCCACCGGCGCCAACCCCTACGCCTGCATCGCCTCCGGCATTGCAGCGCTGTGGGGACCGGCACACGGCGGCGCGAACGAGGCCGTGCTCGACATGCTGGCCGAGATCGGCGATGAAGCGAACATCGAGAAGTTTGTCGCCAAGGCAAAGGACAAGGACGACCCGTTCCGCCTTATGGGCTTCGGTCACCGGGTTTACAAGAATTTCGACCCGCGTGCCAAAGTCATGCGCGAAACCTGTCACGAGGTGCTGTCCGAGCTGGGCCTGGAAAACGATCCTCTGCTGCGCATTGCCCAGCGTCTGGAGCAGATCGCGCTGGAAGACGAATACTTCGTCGAGCGCAAGCTCTACCCCAACGTCGACTTCTACTCCGGCATCATCCTCAAGGCCATTGGAATCCCGACTTCCATGTTCACGGTCATCTTCGCGATGTCCCGTACCATTGGCTGGTTCTCCCACTGGAACGAGATGGTCAGCGGCAACTACCGCATCGGCCGTCCGCGCCAGCTTTACACGGGTTCCAGCAAGCGCGACTATCCTTCGAAGTAA